A window of the Paralichthys olivaceus isolate ysfri-2021 chromosome 5, ASM2471397v2, whole genome shotgun sequence genome harbors these coding sequences:
- the LOC138407704 gene encoding golgin subfamily A member 6-like protein 22, translated as MTRRHNRPNRKQFRLFAHQEVNSDEPVAPPNDVITDKQEADGPEQFLLTTEEQSTTDDLIATKRKGKKERKKNNQVKAERIDGPEQFLLTTEEQSTTDDLIATKRKGKKERKKNNQLRAERIDGPEQFLLTMEEQSTSEYENETISRNGMEVSNLETSVQLTEEQCGPINQQKADTLMDQLQLRNTEILSPKEKQGEEDLSEGLTQATNELQEKVEENLSQVDNVKKQDLNENKEQLDEQKEELDEKRRHIDEEKKEFNETKKQLDEQKEELDEKRRHIDEEKKEFSEAKKQLDEQKEELDEKMRHIDEEKNAFNQTKKQLDQQKEELDEKRRQIDEEKRAFNENKKQLDQQKKELDEKTRQIDEEKKELNENKEQLNEQKEELDEKTRQIDEEKKELNETKKQLDQQKKELDEKTRQIDEEKKELNETKKQLDQQKEELDEKRRQIDEEKRAFNENKKQLDQQKKELDEKRRHIDEEKKELNENKEQLNEQKKELDEKRRHIDEEKKEFSEAKKQLDEQKEELDEKRRHIDEEKNAFNETKKQLDQQKEELDEKRRQIDEEKKELNETKKQLDQQKEELDEKRRQIDEEKKELNENKEQLNEQKKELDEKRRQIDEEKKELNENKEQLNEQKIELDENRKQMEAEDLTETKKQLVQQKKELDEKSDQMEDKEKKKKKKKSFFSWFRKKVIPTVLVLWETIIS; from the exons ATGACCAGGAGACACAACCGACCAAATAGGAAACAGTTTAGATTGTTTGCCCATCAGGAAGTAAATTCTGATGAACCAGTAGCTCCACCTAATGACGTGATCACCGACAAGCAGGAAGCTGATGGCCCAGAACAGTTTCTGTTGACCACGGAGGAGCAGTCCACTACTGATGACCTGATCGCCaccaaaaggaaaggaaagaaggaaagaaagaagaacaatCAGGTGAAGGCTGAACGCATTGATGGCCCTGAACAGTTTCTGTTGACCACGGAGGAGCAGTCCACTACTGATGACCTGATCGCCaccaaaaggaaaggaaagaaggaaagaaagaagaacaatCAG CTGAGAGCTGAACGCATTGATGGCCCTGAACAGTTTCTTTTGACCATGGAGGAGCAGTCCACTTCTGAATATGAGAATGAGACCATCTCAAGAAATGGGATGGAGGTCTCTAACCTTGAGACCAGTGTCCAACTCACTGAGGAGCAGTGTGGACCCATCAACCAGCAGAAAGCAGACACGTTGATGGATCAGCTCCAACTGAGGAACACAGAGATCTTGAGCCCAAAGGAaaagcagggggaggaggatcTGTCCGAGGGGCTCACACAGGCCACAaatgagctgcaggagaaagtggaagaaaacCTTTCTCAAGTTGACAACGTCAAGAAACAGGATCTCAATGAGAACAAGGAACAACTCGACgagcaaaaggaagagttggatgagaagaggagacacattgatgaggaaaagaaggaattcAATGAGACCAAGAAACAACTCGACgagcaaaaggaagagttggatgagaagaggagacacattgacgaggagaagaaggaattCAGTGAGGCCAAGAAACAACTCGACgagcaaaaggaagagttggatgagaagatgaGACACATTGACGAGGAAAAGAACGCATTCAATcagacaaagaaacaactggaccagcaaaaggaagagttggatgagaagaggagacaaattgatgaggagaagagggcattcaatgagaacaaaaaacaactggaccagcaaaagaaagagctggatgagaagacgagacaaattgacgaggagaagaaggaactcAATGAGAACAAGGAACAACTCAACgagcaaaaggaagagttggatgagaagacgagacaaattgacgaggagaagaaggaactcaatgagacaaagaaacaactggaccagcaaaagaaagagctggatgagaagacgagacaaattgacgaggagaagaaggaactcAATGAGACCAAGAAACAACTGGAccagcaaaaggaagagttggatgagaagaggagacaaattgaCGAGGAGAAGAGGGCATTCaatgagaacaaaaaacaactggaccagcaaaagaaagagctggatgagaagaggagacacattgacgaggagaagaaggaactcaatgagaacaaggaacaactcaacgagcaaaagaaagagttggatgagaagaggagacacattgacgaggaaaagaaggaattcAGTGAGGCCAAGAAACAACTCGACgagcaaaaggaagagttggatgagaagaggagacacattgaCGAGGAAAAGAACGCATTCaatgagacaaagaaacaactggaccagcaaaaggaagagttggatgagaagaggagacaaattgacgaggagaagaaggaactcAATGAGACCAAGAAACAACTGGAccagcaaaaggaagagttggatgagaagaggagacaaatcgacgaggagaagaaggaactcaatgagaacaaggaacaactcaacgagcaaaagaaagagttggatgagaagaggagacaaatcgacgaggagaagaaggaactcAATGAGAACAAGGAACAACTCAACGAGCAAAAGATAGAGTTGGATGAGAATAGGAAGCAAATGGAGGCAGAGGATCTGACTGAGACCAAAAAACAACTTGtccagcaaaagaaagagctggatGAGAAGAGTGACCAAATGGAggacaaggagaaaaagaagaagaagaagaagagtttttTCAGTTGGTTTAGAAAGAAAGTCATTCCtactgttttggttttgtgggAAACTATCATAAGCTAA